CTAGAGGCATCTAGATCTATAGGAGCTGTGGTGAATATACACGCCGTGGATGCATGGAGAGAAGCCCTTAGAATTATAAGCAGGGAAGGTGTTGAGAAAGCTATATTCCACTGGTACAACGGACCTGAAGATGTGTTAAGAGAGATAGAGGATCTAGGGTATATGGTCTCGATAAACGCAGCAATAAAGATCCAGGAGAAGCATAGGAGAATAGCTGAGAAGGTGAGCATAGATAACATGCTCATAGAAAGCGATGGACCCTATAACTATAGAGGCCTGAGACTCTCGCCCCAAATGCTTAGAGAGACAATCTCCATAATAGCCTCTATCAGGGGTGCTAGGGAGGAGGATATAGCATTTGCTGTGGAGAGGAATTTCAGGAGATACCTCGGAATCTAAATAAGGATCTCTTCTACAGTTAATCTTCCACAGTCAAAACCTCACCCACTAGGATGGGGAGGGGGCTGGGGGTCTTAACAACAGCTATAGATCGATGCTCACGGATTAGAGAGGGGATAGTGTTAGCTTTAAAGAGTCGCATCGCTCCCTGAAGAGCTGTATGAAGCTCTCAGCACTCCTGATCCCCTCCAATATATCCTCATATTTATTGATAATCCTCATGAGATGTTCGTAGCATTCAATTGAAAGAGGAGATCCTAGTTGGATTATGAAGAAACAATTGACGCTAATCACTCCACATGATATCCCCCCGCTGCTTAGTAGCTCGAGACAGCTCTCGAGATCAGGTCTTGAGGGGATACACCCCTCTGGTGGGTGTGTATGTGCAATAGCTATAGCCTCCTCTATCCATGGAACCCTAACCCTGTGTCTCTCCCCCTCCAATATGATCCAACTGCCGCTCTTCAATAGGATAGCCATATATTCTATCCCACCCCTTCTAGCTGTTTCTAGGGCTAGGGGTTTTAATAGATCCAGCATATCCCTTTCAACGAGATCTCCTATAGATCTATAGAGATCCTTGATCCCTGAGCCGTAACCAGCTGATCTAGTAATTCTGATTTTAAAACCCATTATCCCCTCCAACTCCCTCAACCCTTCCTTCAGAATATGCTCAGGCTCGCTACATCTAGAGACATATATATCTATCTCCTTCTCCGACCCTGACAGATCTCTGATATGAGGATCATCACAGCCTAGATCCTCCTCTACATATTCCAACACCTCTAAGGCTCTATAAAGGTGGGAGGCCTCTCTAGATCTTCTAGTTTCTTTCTCAAGATAGAGCTTCCCCATATAGGGATCCCTCGATCTATCTATAGACGCTATATCTCTCCTCAACAATTTCGTAATTAGGAATATATCCTCGGAAACCCTACCTTGATTATATCTTACCCCTAAGATCTAGCCATGGCTTTAAACACGCCGATCTCCACCACCTCTTAGCCACACCACCATTGATATTACATATCTTTGGGAAAACGGGGTCTCCGAAAACGCTTTTCAAAGCCACTATATCGTCTTCATAGCCACATGTCACCATTCTAATAACCTCAGCCACCCCCTTTCCACATCTATCGGAGATCTGATCCCAGCTATATAGCTGGTACCCCATCTCCCCGAACAGCTTGAGAGATGCTTCGTTATCCCCAGATATAGTTGCTAATAAATTCTCTGATCTCATATCGCTTAGCACCTCCTCAGCAGATGCTAGCAAGATCTTACCCAACCCCTTACCCCTATACTCAGGTAGAATAGCTATGTAGTATATAACACCTAGCACACTATACCCAAGATCAACCGTGTATATCACAGACTGCCCCACAGCTCTCCCTCGAAATATGAGATCTAGAACAACGCCTCCATAATCCTTAACAGATCTTGCGAAGTGGTGGTGCCACCTACCCATAGAAGCCCTTATAATATCTAGAGATGAGAAATCCCTATGTATCATAACCTCGATCTCGCCTTCCTCCATCATCACACCGTATTAGAACTCCACCACAGATTCTACAAAAACAGATAATTATATATCTGCAAAACAAAGATAAGTTCCACCAAACCAAAATACTTACAGCTGAAAGCATCGCCCCTCCGGAGCCAGGGTTAGATATTATTAAGTCTCTGAGGAATATCCTTCATCCAGATACTTCTATTGGGAAGAGCTCCCTATTAATAGCTATGTGTTTATATTGCTGCCTTAAATAGAATATATTTGGGGGCGGGGCGGGTCAGAGGTTCAGCCCATCTTCACAGATCTGCTAGCCTGGTATACATCATCCCCGCCCCTCTAACCGCCTTGAGGAGGATTTAGTAAAAAGCCTTGTCCACAATGGCTGGGTAGCTTCAGAGATCAGGGCTATATCTACATAATATCTGAGGTTTTTTGACCTACGCTCTAATATTCATGTTAAGCAGTTGTCTAGGAGATTTCCTGAACAAAGCAGTAACACCGAGATGATCTGATCGATAAGACCTTAGGGTTTCTAGAGATCCTACTGCCCCCCAGCTAACTATAAAGATCCAGAAGACATGGTAAACAGTTCTATCGAGAACTAAGAAGACCTTGTTGATTATATGTCTGAAACTTTAAATAATCTGACCAACTATTATTTCTGGTGCATAGAGTGGGTCTGGCTATTGAGGTGCGTGTTGGTAGGAAGAGAACCATTGTTATCCCCAAGGCTGTTGCTGAGGCCCTTGGAATTGATGAGGGTTCGAAGCTTCTGCTAGAGCTTAGAGATGATCATATCGTGCTTAGGCCTATACCCGATGCGATAACCCTTTCGATTATGGGTGAGAAGATCGCTAGGATAACCCTGGAAGAGCTTGAGGCTACAAGCCTTGAGGAGCAGAAGAGGTATCTCGAAGAGGCCTAGCATTCTTATAGATACATCGTTTCTCCTACCAGCTCTAGGGGTTGAGATTGAGGGTGATACGGAGGTTATAAAGCTGTTTAGA
The sequence above is a segment of the Sulfolobales archaeon genome. Coding sequences within it:
- a CDS encoding AbrB/MazE/SpoVT family DNA-binding domain-containing protein translates to MGLAIEVRVGRKRTIVIPKAVAEALGIDEGSKLLLELRDDHIVLRPIPDAITLSIMGEKIARITLEELEATSLEEQKRYLEEA
- a CDS encoding GNAT family N-acetyltransferase → MMEEGEIEVMIHRDFSSLDIIRASMGRWHHHFARSVKDYGGVVLDLIFRGRAVGQSVIYTVDLGYSVLGVIYYIAILPEYRGKGLGKILLASAEEVLSDMRSENLLATISGDNEASLKLFGEMGYQLYSWDQISDRCGKGVAEVIRMVTCGYEDDIVALKSVFGDPVFPKICNINGGVAKRWWRSACLKPWLDLRGKI
- a CDS encoding TatD family hydrolase, whose amino-acid sequence is MEARNLYDAHCHLHEFGDDEVEGFVRSGYVILAVSDDMGSSLRTLELARRYSSNIIPCLGIHPWNIEREGSENLRKVVDLIYEVKPKCIGEIGLDRRFLPESLFERQVEALRIFLEASRSIGAVVNIHAVDAWREALRIISREGVEKAIFHWYNGPEDVLREIEDLGYMVSINAAIKIQEKHRRIAEKVSIDNMLIESDGPYNYRGLRLSPQMLRETISIIASIRGAREEDIAFAVERNFRRYLGI